One Microvirga thermotolerans DNA window includes the following coding sequences:
- a CDS encoding ABC transporter substrate-binding protein, whose translation MAMVLSHGAAFAQAAPAGNIPQQKVNDDLRAKLPEEIRASNKLVSVNSGSFPPYEIVTDSRTMTGASADLADAIGQLLGVKIEHATVSGLSALLSGIKSGRYQFAMGPVGDFKSRQEANDFVDYVQEYVVFAVQKGNPKGINSLEEACGNRIAVMSGGSAERVIKAQAEKCAAEGKPALEVQSYTDQPTSILSVRSKRADAFFSSQAPLTYFVQQANGELELAAVGKANGFDDLYQGAVVAKGSPLGEILLGAIKELVKNGTYAAVMKKWGLENNMIPEPGINLAKK comes from the coding sequence ATGGCGATGGTCCTGTCCCATGGCGCAGCCTTCGCACAGGCCGCGCCCGCAGGGAATATTCCTCAGCAGAAGGTCAACGACGATCTTCGCGCCAAGCTGCCGGAAGAGATCAGGGCGTCGAACAAGCTGGTCTCGGTCAACAGCGGTTCGTTTCCCCCTTATGAAATCGTCACCGATTCCCGCACGATGACGGGCGCGAGCGCCGATCTCGCCGATGCGATCGGGCAGCTGCTCGGCGTCAAGATCGAGCACGCCACCGTCAGCGGGCTGTCGGCCCTGCTCAGCGGGATCAAGTCTGGGCGCTATCAGTTCGCGATGGGGCCCGTGGGCGATTTCAAGTCGCGCCAGGAGGCGAACGATTTCGTGGATTATGTCCAGGAATACGTCGTCTTCGCCGTGCAGAAGGGCAATCCCAAGGGCATCAACTCCTTGGAGGAGGCCTGCGGAAACCGCATCGCCGTCATGTCGGGCGGTTCGGCCGAGCGGGTCATCAAGGCCCAGGCCGAGAAATGCGCGGCGGAGGGAAAGCCTGCTCTGGAGGTTCAGTCCTATACCGACCAGCCGACGTCGATCCTGTCCGTCCGTTCGAAGCGTGCCGATGCCTTCTTCTCCTCCCAGGCTCCTCTCACCTATTTCGTGCAGCAGGCGAACGGTGAATTGGAGCTTGCCGCCGTCGGCAAGGCAAACGGGTTCGACGACCTGTATCAGGGCGCCGTCGTCGCCAAGGGCTCCCCGCTGGGCGAGATCCTCCTCGGAGCGATCAAGGAACTCGTGAAGAACGGTACCTATGCCGCCGTCATGAAGAAGTGGGGGCTCGAGAACAACATGATTCCGGAGCCCGGAATCAATCTCGCGAAGAAGTGA
- a CDS encoding deaminated glutathione amidase produces MKVALGQFAVSREWQENAETCMRLMRQAQDGAADLLVLPEGILARDITDPDIVLKTAQPLDGPFMTRVLEASRGSSLTTMTCIHVPAEAGRVFNVLVTVRDGRILSQYRKLHLYDAFSAKESANVQPGDELPELLDVAGLKVGMMTCYDLRFPELARRLAVDGADVIVLPAAWVRGLGKEAHWEVLVTARALENTCYLVAVGECGERNIGASMVVDPLGVAIARAGEAPALVFADIDRARIAHARSVLPVLANRRFARPELAATALPRNEAA; encoded by the coding sequence ATGAAAGTCGCTCTAGGGCAGTTCGCCGTCAGCCGCGAATGGCAGGAGAATGCGGAAACCTGCATGCGGCTGATGAGGCAGGCACAGGACGGCGCCGCCGACCTCCTCGTGCTTCCCGAAGGAATCCTGGCGCGCGACATCACCGATCCGGACATCGTGCTGAAAACGGCGCAGCCGCTCGACGGGCCGTTCATGACCCGGGTGCTGGAAGCGAGCCGTGGCTCCAGCCTCACCACGATGACCTGCATCCACGTGCCTGCCGAAGCGGGCCGGGTATTCAACGTGCTCGTCACCGTAAGGGACGGACGCATCCTTTCCCAGTATCGCAAACTTCACCTTTACGACGCCTTCTCCGCAAAGGAGTCGGCGAACGTGCAGCCGGGGGACGAGCTTCCGGAGCTGCTCGATGTCGCAGGGCTGAAGGTCGGCATGATGACCTGCTACGATCTGCGTTTCCCGGAGCTGGCCCGCAGGCTTGCGGTGGACGGAGCGGATGTGATCGTGCTGCCGGCGGCCTGGGTGCGCGGCCTTGGCAAGGAGGCGCATTGGGAGGTCCTTGTGACGGCGCGCGCGCTCGAGAACACCTGCTATCTGGTCGCTGTCGGGGAGTGCGGGGAGCGCAATATCGGCGCGAGCATGGTCGTCGATCCTCTCGGGGTCGCGATCGCCCGCGCGGGCGAGGCGCCCGCGCTCGTGTTCGCGGACATCGACCGGGCCCGGATCGCGCATGCCCGCTCCGTGCTCCCGGTGCTCGCCAACAGGCGCTTTGCCCGGCCCGAGCTCGCTGCCACTGCGCTCCCGCGGAACGAAGCGGCATGA
- a CDS encoding nitrate ABC transporter substrate-binding protein, which produces MKITVRLALRDWDYMTPLVLGDVASERLDVRVDRVNALPEDFANDPRYDASEISFSRYTTGRARGDASIFGVPNFLMRGFRHRCIITARTSRLTRLDELKGCRIGVTGWQDSGNTWTRAALAQAGVGIEDVRWYAGRLTEAHPVVDRLGPYARPGRIEAVPGERPMLDLLESGELDAVFTPFMPPGFFDRSSRFRHLLPDLHAAELAYFDAVGYVPGIHVLGIKAALVAEHPWLPQELSDLLDESQRVWLEKRRKYADTTPWIVEELGRVGRDLPPDWNASGLEANRVMIADFLAEIRRQGLADTVLTPDALFPAATTLVGEPA; this is translated from the coding sequence GTGAAGATTACGGTTCGTCTGGCGCTCCGAGACTGGGATTACATGACGCCGCTCGTTCTCGGCGATGTCGCATCGGAGCGCCTCGACGTGCGCGTCGACCGGGTCAACGCTCTTCCGGAGGATTTCGCGAACGATCCTCGCTACGACGCCAGCGAAATTTCCTTCAGCCGCTACACGACAGGGCGCGCGCGAGGCGATGCCTCCATCTTCGGCGTGCCGAACTTCCTCATGCGGGGCTTTCGCCACCGCTGCATCATCACGGCCCGGACGAGCCGTCTGACACGCCTCGACGAGTTGAAGGGGTGCCGGATCGGGGTGACCGGGTGGCAGGACTCCGGCAATACCTGGACACGCGCCGCCTTGGCGCAGGCGGGCGTCGGCATCGAGGACGTGCGGTGGTACGCGGGACGGCTGACCGAAGCCCATCCCGTCGTCGACCGTCTCGGCCCCTATGCCCGTCCTGGCCGCATCGAGGCCGTACCGGGCGAGCGTCCGATGCTCGATCTTCTCGAGAGCGGCGAACTGGACGCTGTCTTTACGCCGTTCATGCCGCCCGGATTCTTCGACCGCTCCTCCCGGTTCCGCCACCTGCTGCCGGATTTGCACGCGGCGGAGCTCGCCTACTTCGATGCGGTCGGCTACGTGCCGGGAATCCATGTCCTCGGCATCAAGGCCGCGCTCGTGGCGGAGCATCCATGGCTCCCGCAGGAGCTCAGCGATCTCCTCGACGAGTCCCAGCGCGTCTGGCTGGAGAAGCGCCGCAAGTACGCGGATACGACGCCCTGGATCGTCGAGGAGCTTGGCCGCGTCGGACGCGACCTGCCGCCCGACTGGAACGCCAGCGGCCTCGAAGCCAATCGCGTCATGATCGCGGACTTCCTGGCGGAGATCCGCCGCCAAGGTCTGGCGGACACCGTCCTGACCCCCGACGCCCTGTTCCCAGCTGCAACGACACTCGTAGGAGAGCCCGCATGA
- a CDS encoding DUF1622 domain-containing protein, translating into MVGFASTLPFVMTSALAEELPGGTIFRGGSYRETIDIVLEWVSTGIEVAGVTIIVVGAIAATAVFLYGGLVSVGWPAAFHRYRANLGRGILLGLELLVAADIIGTVAVTPSIENLAILALIVLIRTFLSFSLEVEIEGRWPWRRAEADREGPSEETRERL; encoded by the coding sequence ATGGTCGGGTTCGCTTCCACGCTCCCTTTCGTCATGACGTCCGCACTGGCGGAGGAACTGCCTGGCGGCACGATCTTCCGAGGCGGCTCCTATCGCGAGACCATCGACATCGTCCTGGAATGGGTCTCCACCGGAATAGAGGTCGCGGGCGTCACGATCATCGTCGTCGGGGCCATCGCGGCGACCGCGGTGTTCCTGTATGGCGGCCTCGTCTCGGTCGGCTGGCCGGCCGCGTTCCACAGGTACCGCGCCAATCTCGGCCGCGGCATCCTTCTCGGCCTCGAGCTTCTCGTTGCCGCCGACATCATCGGCACGGTGGCAGTAACGCCCTCCATCGAGAACCTCGCGATTCTCGCGCTGATCGTGCTCATCCGCACGTTCCTCAGCTTCTCGCTCGAGGTGGAGATCGAAGGCCGCTGGCCCTGGCGAAGGGCCGAGGCGGACAGAGAAGGCCCGTCGGAAGAGACGCGCGAGCGGTTGTGA
- a CDS encoding autotransporter domain-containing protein — protein sequence MALTTVSTLALSLQAHALNLNDPAADAAGGIANYWDRGNTLPNVVSLFMQSDGSYCTGSLINSRMVLTASHCMVDEDTNQIASHLPGSQIRFSSDAFQAGPNDRGISGILAHPGYSTTTFGVHDIGLVSLSRPVTNVTPVTLIAPGDPLPPVGSLVIMSGYGRSGTGTDPESIDDSKRRIGATNIGAYAPASPGAPQSIRAQFRNPASPSSPDAFNLSGMGVPVPSLQAQPGRGDSGGPLFLVTDKGLVQIGTVIGGGPDGYSGIDNWTPVQDYLTWIYANNPLRSTSANPGTFNWSNPAAWADTLGRSEVPNNSDGGFAGYGQLGRYYEVSLKAASAMTADMDATVDSLSIAHPQASLNIPSARTLTTLLDTQVSNGALQVDGRINVQNLVLLGGALSGSGTVAASGGLVNAAGTVSPGQAGSLGTLTVSGNYQQLSNGTLAIRVIGGNADRLAVTGSASLDGTLALTGAPTAINTSQSYTVLTAGQGVSGRFANVSSNLLFLDPALAYRSDLVSVSFVRNNRAFDQVATDANDDAVADALKSLTPSNRIYQAIVASTSATDVRRALDLLSGEGHATAVTSAYGQGQLVQSSLLARLRQPLIGPALPRLAQGAGQGAGPGAFAAAYAADRPGAPVPPVAVAAAAPAAYALWGEGFGAWGRTRSDGNAASLATATGGFVLGADALLADGLRLGLAGGYASTAFDVDARLSSGSSEGVFGAVYGAGQWGALAVRLGGVATRHDFALTRSVSFPGFADALRASYGGTSLQGFGEVGYRLGLGALALEPFAGAALLRLDSDGFQERGGAAALVGFGRRFALGTTTLGVRAEARLGAELPVLVRGLLGWRHAYGDVAPEARLGLAGAGVPFTVAGAPVDRDALVAEAGLDWQAAAAVTLGVAYAGQIGTRAQEHALKGNLTWRF from the coding sequence TTGGCGCTGACGACGGTCTCGACGCTTGCCCTGTCGCTCCAGGCCCACGCGCTGAACCTCAACGATCCGGCCGCGGACGCCGCAGGCGGAATCGCAAACTACTGGGATCGCGGCAACACGCTGCCGAACGTCGTATCCCTCTTCATGCAGTCCGATGGAAGCTACTGCACCGGCAGCCTGATCAACAGCCGCATGGTCCTGACGGCGTCGCACTGCATGGTCGATGAAGACACCAATCAGATCGCGTCCCATTTGCCCGGCTCGCAGATCCGCTTCAGTTCCGATGCTTTTCAGGCCGGCCCCAACGACCGCGGCATCAGCGGCATCCTGGCTCATCCGGGCTACTCGACAACCACGTTTGGCGTGCATGACATCGGCCTCGTGTCGCTCAGCAGGCCCGTGACGAACGTCACCCCCGTCACGTTGATCGCACCCGGCGATCCGCTTCCGCCGGTCGGGTCGCTCGTCATCATGTCCGGCTATGGGCGATCCGGCACCGGAACGGACCCTGAAAGCATCGACGACTCGAAGCGCCGGATCGGCGCCACCAATATCGGCGCCTATGCGCCCGCCTCTCCCGGCGCCCCTCAATCCATCCGCGCCCAGTTCCGGAACCCGGCCTCGCCATCCTCGCCGGATGCCTTCAACCTCAGCGGAATGGGCGTCCCGGTTCCTTCTCTCCAGGCGCAGCCGGGCCGGGGCGACAGCGGCGGCCCGCTCTTTCTCGTGACGGACAAAGGTCTTGTTCAGATCGGCACCGTCATCGGCGGCGGTCCTGACGGCTACAGCGGCATCGACAACTGGACGCCGGTTCAGGACTATCTCACCTGGATCTATGCGAACAATCCTCTGCGCTCCACCTCCGCCAATCCCGGCACGTTCAACTGGAGCAATCCGGCGGCCTGGGCGGATACGCTGGGGCGGAGCGAGGTTCCCAACAACAGCGATGGCGGCTTCGCCGGCTACGGCCAGCTTGGCCGCTACTACGAGGTCTCGCTGAAGGCGGCCTCCGCGATGACCGCCGACATGGACGCGACGGTCGACAGCCTGTCCATCGCCCATCCGCAGGCGTCCCTCAACATCCCCTCTGCGCGCACCCTGACCACGCTGCTCGACACGCAGGTTTCCAACGGCGCCCTGCAGGTGGACGGCCGGATCAACGTGCAGAACCTGGTGCTCCTCGGCGGCGCGCTGTCGGGCTCGGGCACGGTCGCGGCGTCCGGCGGGCTCGTCAACGCGGCCGGCACGGTCTCGCCCGGTCAGGCCGGCAGCCTCGGCACCCTCACCGTCTCCGGCAATTATCAGCAGCTGTCCAACGGCACCCTGGCAATTCGGGTCATCGGCGGCAATGCCGACCGGCTCGCGGTCACCGGATCCGCCTCCCTCGACGGAACGCTTGCCCTGACGGGGGCGCCGACGGCCATCAACACGAGCCAAAGCTACACCGTGCTCACGGCAGGCCAGGGCGTAAGCGGCCGCTTCGCGAATGTCAGCTCGAACCTGCTGTTCCTCGACCCCGCGCTGGCCTACCGGTCGGATCTGGTCAGCGTCTCGTTCGTTCGGAACAACCGGGCATTCGATCAGGTGGCGACCGACGCGAACGACGACGCGGTCGCGGATGCCCTCAAGAGTCTCACGCCGTCGAACCGCATCTATCAGGCGATCGTCGCGAGCACGTCGGCAACCGACGTTCGCCGCGCGCTGGATCTTCTGTCGGGGGAGGGTCATGCGACGGCGGTGACGAGCGCCTACGGCCAGGGGCAGCTGGTGCAGAGCAGCCTGCTCGCCCGCCTGCGCCAGCCGCTGATCGGCCCCGCCCTGCCGCGGCTGGCGCAAGGCGCGGGCCAGGGCGCAGGCCCGGGCGCCTTCGCCGCCGCCTATGCCGCCGACCGGCCCGGCGCGCCGGTGCCGCCGGTCGCGGTCGCCGCCGCCGCCCCGGCTGCCTATGCCCTGTGGGGCGAAGGCTTCGGCGCCTGGGGCCGGACCCGCTCCGACGGCAATGCCGCCTCGCTCGCCACCGCCACCGGCGGCTTCGTGCTCGGCGCCGACGCCCTTCTCGCCGACGGCCTGCGCCTCGGGCTGGCCGGCGGCTACGCCTCGACCGCCTTCGACGTCGACGCCCGCCTCTCCTCGGGCTCGAGCGAGGGCGTGTTCGGCGCCGTCTACGGCGCCGGCCAGTGGGGCGCGCTCGCCGTGCGGCTCGGCGGCGTCGCCACCCGCCACGACTTCGCCCTGACGCGCAGCGTCAGCTTCCCCGGCTTCGCCGATGCGCTGCGCGCCTCCTATGGCGGGACGAGCCTGCAGGGCTTCGGCGAGGTCGGCTACCGGCTGGGCTTGGGCGCGCTGGCGCTCGAGCCGTTCGCCGGGGCGGCGCTGCTGCGGCTCGACAGCGACGGCTTCCAGGAGCGCGGCGGCGCGGCGGCGCTGGTCGGCTTCGGCCGCCGCTTTGCGCTCGGCACCACCACGCTGGGGGTGCGGGCGGAGGCGCGGCTCGGCGCGGAGCTGCCGGTGCTGGTGCGCGGCCTGCTCGGCTGGCGGCATGCCTATGGCGACGTGGCGCCGGAGGCGCGGCTCGGCCTGGCCGGGGCGGGCGTGCCGTTTACAGTGGCGGGGGCGCCGGTGGACCGGGATGCGCTGGTGGCGGAGGCGGGGCTCGACTGGCAGGCGGCGGCGGCCGTCACGCTCGGCGTGGCCTATGCCGGGCAGATCGGCACGCGCGCGCAGGAGCACGCCCTGAAGGGCAACCTCACCTGGCGCTTCTGA
- a CDS encoding GGDEF domain-containing protein, whose amino-acid sequence MGHDFDRANTASGSHRWHRKRAGHDLFLIATAFVILLWAAYEFTIFGSWSGVPSEKRIDFYEAVLLGVFLCVSLWVFSWRRLEDLRREAAERVRAEQRAAEAELRAQLDPLTGLANRAKFDMSLSALVGRAGEGQASNSTAAILLLDLNRFKQVNDRFGHPMGDAVLKAVSRRLQAGMRERDAVFRLGGDEFAIIAYEIEGTSPHERHDAVRSIAEKVIRIVDRPVSIDGRTVEVGVSIGISFYPQSGRTVRELVRKADVALYAAKEDGKATGKSAYRVCSDISGASLRSA is encoded by the coding sequence ATGGGCCACGATTTCGACCGCGCGAATACAGCTTCAGGAAGTCACCGGTGGCATCGGAAGCGGGCCGGGCATGACCTGTTTCTCATCGCGACGGCATTCGTGATCCTGCTCTGGGCCGCCTATGAGTTCACGATCTTCGGATCCTGGAGCGGCGTGCCTTCCGAAAAGCGCATCGATTTCTACGAAGCCGTGCTGCTCGGAGTCTTTCTGTGCGTGAGCCTCTGGGTCTTCTCGTGGCGGCGGCTGGAGGATCTTCGCCGCGAGGCGGCTGAGAGGGTCAGGGCGGAGCAGAGAGCCGCCGAGGCGGAATTGCGGGCCCAGCTGGATCCCCTCACGGGCCTTGCGAACCGCGCCAAGTTCGACATGAGCCTCTCGGCTCTGGTTGGGAGAGCCGGGGAGGGCCAGGCAAGCAATTCGACGGCGGCCATCCTGCTGCTCGACCTCAACCGATTCAAGCAGGTCAACGATCGCTTCGGCCATCCGATGGGCGATGCGGTGCTGAAGGCCGTCTCGCGGCGCCTGCAGGCCGGCATGCGGGAGAGGGACGCCGTGTTCCGGCTCGGTGGAGACGAATTCGCGATCATCGCTTACGAGATCGAAGGGACCAGCCCTCACGAACGGCACGATGCGGTGCGGAGCATCGCGGAGAAAGTGATCCGCATCGTCGACCGCCCCGTTTCCATCGATGGGCGTACGGTTGAGGTCGGCGTGTCCATCGGCATCTCCTTCTACCCTCAGTCGGGTCGGACGGTGCGCGAGCTCGTCAGGAAAGCCGACGTCGCTCTTTATGCGGCAAAAGAGGACGGCAAGGCGACCGGGAAGTCCGCTTACAGGGTCTGTTCGGATATCTCCGGCGCGAGCCTGCGCAGCGCCTGA
- a CDS encoding PLP-dependent aminotransferase family protein, with product MSSPHDARWLAGRLNDRTARGIAVETSALIRSGALPIGTRLPTVRDLAFELGVSPATVSEAWSELRRQKMISGRGRTGIWVFGNTVAPQPARMASIGHFDDGVLDLTLAAPDRQLLPPLAQALTHGAHAENLNSYERTPILGELRAAVEERWPYRPETFLATNGGYNALYSALHALVMPGASVAIEDPTAMRILDIIEDLGAEIIPVACDSDGPLPDALAKALNRKPTVFIYQPRTHSVTGRAVSPARLGEIATVLDRSECFIMEDDGVGDVSPLAPVSLGGAFPERVIHILSFSKSLGPDLRLAVLSGSSAVIKQIQSYRSFSSGWTSRLLQAAAAWLLTDTDSIRIVAEARDAYAARREALACALRLRGIDLPSGDGLCVWIPVASEQFALITLAARGIAVLPGTKCSVNPTNHIRVATSMLVDRYDFVADSIALAAGSSG from the coding sequence ATGAGTTCCCCGCACGATGCCCGCTGGCTGGCGGGGCGACTGAACGACCGCACGGCGCGCGGCATTGCGGTCGAAACCAGCGCCCTCATTCGCTCCGGCGCCCTGCCCATCGGCACGCGCCTCCCGACCGTGCGGGACCTGGCCTTCGAGCTCGGCGTCAGCCCTGCGACCGTCTCTGAGGCCTGGAGCGAGCTGCGACGCCAGAAGATGATCAGCGGGAGAGGTCGAACGGGCATCTGGGTGTTTGGGAACACCGTTGCACCCCAGCCCGCGCGCATGGCCAGCATCGGCCATTTCGACGACGGCGTTCTCGACCTCACGCTCGCAGCACCCGACCGTCAGCTCCTGCCGCCCCTCGCCCAGGCCCTGACCCACGGGGCCCATGCGGAAAACCTGAACAGCTATGAACGCACGCCGATTCTTGGCGAATTGCGCGCCGCCGTCGAGGAGCGTTGGCCCTATCGTCCGGAGACCTTCCTTGCGACCAACGGCGGCTACAACGCCCTCTACTCCGCCCTGCACGCACTGGTGATGCCGGGTGCAAGCGTCGCGATCGAGGACCCGACCGCCATGCGCATTCTCGACATCATCGAAGATCTCGGGGCCGAGATCATCCCCGTCGCCTGCGATTCAGACGGCCCTCTTCCTGACGCGCTGGCGAAGGCTCTCAACAGAAAGCCGACGGTGTTCATCTATCAGCCGCGCACCCATTCCGTCACGGGGCGGGCGGTGAGCCCGGCGCGCCTCGGGGAAATCGCGACCGTTCTCGACAGGAGCGAATGCTTCATCATGGAAGACGACGGCGTGGGCGATGTCTCCCCTCTCGCCCCCGTCAGCCTCGGGGGCGCGTTCCCCGAGCGCGTCATCCACATCCTGTCGTTCTCGAAATCTCTCGGCCCCGATCTCAGGCTCGCCGTGCTGTCCGGTTCGAGCGCCGTCATCAAGCAGATCCAGTCCTATCGCAGCTTCAGTTCGGGCTGGACGAGCCGGCTTCTGCAGGCCGCAGCCGCCTGGCTTCTCACCGACACCGACAGCATACGCATTGTTGCGGAGGCGCGCGACGCCTATGCCGCGCGGCGGGAAGCGCTTGCGTGCGCCCTTCGTCTCCGCGGCATCGATCTTCCTTCAGGCGACGGCCTCTGCGTCTGGATTCCGGTTGCATCGGAACAGTTCGCGCTCATCACGCTGGCGGCGAGGGGCATTGCCGTCCTTCCGGGGACGAAATGCTCCGTGAACCCGACCAACCACATTCGCGTGGCGACGAGCATGCTCGTCGACCGATACGATTTTGTCGCGGATTCCATTGCGCTCGCCGCCGGCAGCTCCGGGTGA
- a CDS encoding amino acid ABC transporter ATP-binding protein produces MRSAVQSVSMAAHPLVRARNVHKSFGSNEVLKGIDLDVMPGEVVVILGPSGSGKSTFLRCINHLEAIDRGFIEVGDQQIGYELRKGRLHKLSDRAIAAQRRKIGMVFQQFNLYPHMTALENIVEAPIGVHGQSRKAAEAYAMELLQRVGLVHKAHAYPRQLSGGQQQRVAIARALAIRPTLMLFDEPTSALDPELVGEVLATMRDLAEQGLTMIVVTHEIGFAREAADRVVFMDGGKVVEQGDPNVVLSNPAHPRTRLFLSRFIQS; encoded by the coding sequence ATGAGGTCGGCAGTGCAATCGGTTTCCATGGCGGCCCATCCCCTCGTCCGTGCGCGGAATGTCCACAAATCCTTCGGCAGCAACGAGGTGTTGAAGGGGATCGACCTGGACGTCATGCCTGGAGAGGTGGTCGTGATCCTGGGACCCTCGGGGTCCGGAAAGTCCACGTTCCTGCGGTGCATCAATCATCTGGAGGCGATCGACCGCGGCTTCATCGAGGTTGGCGACCAGCAGATCGGCTACGAACTCCGCAAAGGGCGTCTGCACAAGCTGTCGGACCGGGCCATCGCCGCGCAGCGACGGAAGATCGGCATGGTGTTCCAGCAGTTCAACCTCTATCCGCATATGACGGCGCTGGAGAACATCGTCGAGGCGCCCATTGGCGTTCACGGGCAAAGCCGCAAGGCGGCGGAGGCCTACGCGATGGAGCTTCTGCAGCGCGTCGGCCTGGTACACAAGGCTCATGCATATCCCCGGCAGCTCTCGGGCGGACAGCAGCAGCGGGTCGCCATTGCCCGTGCGCTCGCGATCCGTCCGACGCTCATGCTGTTCGACGAGCCGACCTCGGCGCTCGACCCGGAACTGGTGGGAGAAGTGCTCGCAACGATGCGCGATCTGGCGGAGCAGGGGCTGACCATGATCGTCGTCACGCACGAAATCGGCTTCGCGCGCGAAGCCGCCGACCGGGTCGTCTTCATGGACGGCGGCAAGGTCGTCGAGCAGGGTGACCCGAATGTCGTCCTGTCCAATCCTGCGCATCCGCGCACCCGCCTCTTCCTCAGCCGCTTCATTCAGAGCTAA
- a CDS encoding c-type cytochrome encodes MKPAEYREIDRPWRIWASIAIVSILAFSVVFGFLILPVVQGRGAGIDAFTAICRAVGILPGSPAVRQPASEAKAQPTTQVAWSTDLLRTLGQTRPAGAEVAQACVACHGERGIAADPQNPNLAGQSAVAIYKQLHDYKSGSRVHDIMTGIAQGLDDRQIVDVAAHFAASAKRALDPTTAEVIDPDIVQLVERGDPSRGLPACNSCHGATAGGPIETPTLSHQNREYLARQLRAFKTGDRRNDIYTRMRSVASKLTDREIDKLANFYATTLSY; translated from the coding sequence ATGAAACCGGCCGAATACCGTGAGATCGACCGGCCCTGGCGCATCTGGGCCAGCATCGCCATCGTTTCGATCCTGGCCTTCTCGGTGGTTTTCGGGTTCCTCATCCTGCCGGTCGTGCAGGGCAGGGGTGCCGGCATCGATGCCTTCACGGCCATCTGCCGCGCCGTCGGGATCCTGCCCGGGTCTCCGGCCGTGCGGCAGCCCGCGAGCGAGGCCAAGGCGCAGCCGACGACCCAGGTGGCATGGAGCACGGATCTCCTCCGCACCCTCGGCCAGACGAGACCTGCGGGAGCGGAGGTCGCCCAGGCTTGCGTCGCCTGTCATGGCGAGCGCGGAATTGCGGCCGATCCTCAGAACCCCAATCTCGCCGGACAGTCGGCGGTGGCGATCTACAAGCAGCTGCACGACTACAAGAGCGGCAGCCGCGTCCATGACATCATGACGGGCATCGCCCAGGGGCTCGACGATCGGCAGATCGTGGACGTCGCCGCCCATTTCGCCGCCAGCGCGAAGCGCGCGCTCGACCCGACCACCGCGGAGGTGATCGATCCGGACATCGTCCAGCTCGTCGAGCGAGGCGATCCGTCCCGCGGGCTTCCGGCCTGCAACTCGTGCCATGGCGCCACTGCCGGCGGGCCCATCGAAACGCCGACCCTGTCGCACCAGAACCGGGAGTACCTGGCTCGCCAGCTGAGGGCCTTCAAGACCGGCGACCGGCGCAACGACATCTATACCCGCATGCGCAGCGTGGCTTCGAAGCTCACCGACCGCGAGATCGACAAGCTCGCCAACTTCTATGCGACGACGCTGAGCTACTGA
- a CDS encoding amino acid ABC transporter permease, with protein MAERTVSSQVHPRDVANAHQPVEWGRWLLWTVVLLVAGNFAWVVARNENFGWHIVAQWLTAESILKGLSVTLGLTVVAMAIGIAIGLILAIARMSQDVLFRSLAALFIWFFRGTPLLVQLIFWYNLSTLFPEIAISIPFGPTLARWNTNDLITPMTAAIAGLSLNEAAYMAEIIRGGLLSVDRGQIEATDAFGMSRLRALRRIIIPQAMRSIIPPTGNQLISMIKATSLVSVIAMSDLLYSVQAVYNRTFEVIPMLMVAVIWYLVVTSILNIGQSFIERYYARGERGSSADEAKAAAAIRVEETA; from the coding sequence ATGGCCGAGCGCACCGTCAGTTCCCAGGTTCACCCTCGCGACGTCGCGAACGCCCATCAGCCGGTCGAGTGGGGACGCTGGCTGCTCTGGACCGTCGTGCTGCTCGTCGCAGGGAACTTTGCCTGGGTCGTCGCCCGTAACGAGAATTTCGGCTGGCACATCGTGGCCCAGTGGCTCACGGCCGAGTCGATTCTCAAGGGACTGTCGGTGACGCTCGGCCTCACCGTTGTCGCGATGGCGATCGGCATCGCCATCGGCCTGATCCTGGCCATTGCGAGGATGTCCCAGGACGTTCTGTTTCGCTCTCTGGCCGCCCTGTTCATCTGGTTCTTCCGGGGAACGCCGCTGCTCGTTCAGCTGATCTTCTGGTACAATCTCTCCACGCTCTTCCCGGAGATCGCGATCTCCATCCCGTTCGGGCCCACCCTGGCCCGCTGGAACACGAACGATCTCATCACGCCTATGACGGCGGCCATCGCCGGCCTGTCCCTCAACGAGGCCGCCTACATGGCCGAGATCATTCGCGGCGGCCTCCTTTCCGTCGACAGGGGGCAGATCGAGGCCACGGACGCCTTCGGGATGAGTCGGCTGCGGGCCCTGCGGCGCATCATCATTCCGCAGGCCATGCGCTCCATCATTCCGCCGACCGGGAACCAGCTCATCAGCATGATCAAGGCAACGTCCCTGGTGAGCGTCATCGCCATGTCGGATCTGCTCTACTCGGTGCAGGCGGTCTACAACCGCACCTTCGAGGTGATCCCGATGCTGATGGTCGCCGTGATCTGGTATCTCGTCGTCACATCCATCCTCAACATCGGGCAGAGCTTCATCGAACGCTATTATGCGCGCGGCGAGCGTGGTTCCTCCGCCGATGAGGCGAAGGCGGCCGCCGCAATCCGTGTGGAGGAGACCGCATGA